One part of the Prionailurus bengalensis isolate Pbe53 chromosome B2, Fcat_Pben_1.1_paternal_pri, whole genome shotgun sequence genome encodes these proteins:
- the RBM24 gene encoding RNA-binding protein 24, which produces MHTTQKDTTYTKIFVGGLPYHTTDASLRKYFEVFGEIEEAVVITDRQTGKSRGYGFVTMADRAAAERACKDPNPIIDGRKANVNLAYLGAKPRIMQPGFAFGVQQLHPALIQRPFGIPAHYVYPQAFVQPGVVIPHVQPTAAAASTTPYIDYTGAAYAQYSAAAAAAAAAAAYDQYPYAASPAAAGYVTAGGYGYAVQQPITAAAPGTAAAAAAAAAAAAAFGQYQPQQLQTDRMQ; this is translated from the exons ATGCACACGACCCAGAAGGACACGACGTACACCAAGATCTTCGTCGGGGGGCTGCCCTACCACACCACCGACGCCAGCCTGCGCAAGTACTTCGAGGTCTTCGGCGAGATCGAGGAGGCGGTGGTCATCACCGACCGGCAGACGGGCAAGTCCCGGGGCTACGGATTT GTCACCATGGCTGACCGAGCTGCTGCCGAAAGAGCTTGCAAGGATCCCAACCCCATCATTGATGGCAGGAAGGCCAATGTGAATCTGGCATATTTGGGAGCAAAACCAAGGATCATGCAACCAG GTTTTGCCTTTGGTGTCCAACAACTTCATCCAGCCCTTATACAAAGACCTTTTGG GATCCCCGCCCACTACGTGTACCCGCAGGCTTTCGTGCAGCCCGGCGTGGTCATCCCGCACGTGCAGCCCACCGCGGCCGCCGCCTCCACCACCCCCTACATCGACTACACGGGCGCCGCGTACGCCCAGTACtcggcggccgccgccgccgccgccgccgccgccgcctacGACCAGTACCCGTACGCGGCGTCGCCGGCCGCCGCGGGCTACGTCACCGCCGGGGGCTACGGCTACGCCGTGCAGCAGCCAATCACCGCCGCCGCCCCCGGcacggccgccgccgccgccgccgccgcggccgccgccgccgccttcgGCCAGTACCAGCCGCAGCAGCTGCAGACCGACCGCATGCAGTAG